From Oceanipulchritudo coccoides, the proteins below share one genomic window:
- the infB gene encoding translation initiation factor IF-2, with translation MSVRIYQLSKEIGMENAELIALLKERGYEVKSASSTVDNISAESLREEFGPKPEESEGAAPEEEKAEAPPVEVKIVPPSGAIVRSKEDIERERREREEEEEAKRKAEAPAPPVPAPNPGKTPPPLPRSPGVIRRTVTPSPLSGGTTPKVAPKAPILRTDLPKQEVSAKEVAEEKPTIAASAPTTKSPPPIVPPAKKGPPPIAPPSFSKPEPEAAVDETPSEEAPVEEVESEPADNLIPLQVRSPIVVRDFALQIGRKPFQLISELMEMSIFASMNSSIEEDVAQRLAKIHGFALEVRHRGEGGAAGEAEKVVEEKKPAREMVPRPPVVCILGHVDHGKTTLLDTIRKANVVSSEAGGITQHIGAYQVTHKDKLITFIDTPGHAAFSNMRARGARTTDIAVLVVAADDGFMPQTDEALGHARVSKVPVVVAINKMDAPGANVDKVLRQMQERDLAPEDWGGETLYAKVSALKGEGIEDILEAIVLQADVTETIVADPKGEVEGVIVEAQKELGRGSTASAIIQQGTLKPGMALVCGENYCRVRQLINDKGEQIKEAGPSSPVKIVGWSGPPDAGDFFKVVKNEREAKKHAEANELDRKKLEATQLQERGSTSVDDLFAAIEKTQKKSFTVLVKADVYGTAEALATSLQSIKSEKIDLEVVDMGVGDITRNDVLMSSAAKATIIGFNVGIENGVTSVAKHHGVNLIQHNIIYELITQVKDAMTDMLDPELRENKIGAAEIRQVFPVGKGVVAGCMVTEGRIQRDSIARLVRGGEVVAESKISTLKRFKDDVTEVRAGYECGIQIDGYNAYEEKDIIEVFEILKIKPDL, from the coding sequence ATGAGTGTTCGGATATATCAGCTATCTAAGGAAATCGGGATGGAGAATGCCGAGCTAATCGCGCTTTTGAAAGAGCGGGGTTACGAGGTAAAAAGCGCCTCCAGTACCGTTGACAATATTTCCGCGGAAAGCCTTCGCGAGGAGTTTGGGCCCAAGCCGGAAGAATCTGAGGGCGCAGCGCCTGAAGAGGAGAAAGCGGAAGCGCCTCCTGTGGAGGTCAAGATTGTCCCTCCCTCCGGTGCCATTGTCCGCTCCAAGGAAGACATTGAGCGTGAGCGTCGCGAACGGGAGGAAGAGGAAGAGGCCAAGCGCAAGGCTGAAGCTCCTGCGCCACCCGTGCCGGCTCCGAACCCCGGAAAAACCCCGCCGCCATTGCCGCGTTCTCCTGGCGTCATCCGACGCACCGTGACCCCTTCGCCGCTAAGCGGTGGAACGACTCCGAAGGTTGCCCCCAAGGCTCCTATTTTGCGTACGGATTTGCCAAAGCAAGAGGTTTCGGCAAAGGAAGTTGCGGAGGAAAAACCCACTATTGCCGCCTCGGCACCTACCACGAAAAGCCCTCCTCCTATTGTCCCTCCAGCTAAAAAGGGACCCCCGCCGATTGCCCCGCCAAGTTTCTCCAAGCCAGAGCCCGAAGCTGCGGTCGATGAAACTCCCTCCGAGGAAGCACCGGTCGAGGAGGTTGAATCTGAACCGGCTGACAATTTGATACCACTTCAGGTGCGCTCGCCCATTGTCGTAAGGGACTTCGCACTGCAAATTGGCCGCAAGCCCTTCCAGCTGATTTCCGAGCTCATGGAAATGAGCATTTTTGCCTCCATGAATTCCTCCATTGAGGAAGACGTTGCCCAGCGCCTGGCCAAGATCCACGGATTTGCCCTTGAGGTTCGCCACCGCGGTGAAGGCGGTGCAGCAGGCGAGGCTGAAAAGGTTGTGGAGGAGAAGAAGCCGGCACGGGAAATGGTTCCGCGCCCGCCAGTCGTTTGTATCCTGGGACACGTTGACCATGGAAAAACCACTCTCCTGGACACGATTCGGAAGGCCAATGTTGTCTCTTCCGAGGCAGGTGGAATTACCCAGCATATCGGTGCTTATCAAGTCACGCACAAAGACAAGTTAATCACTTTTATCGATACACCCGGACACGCGGCATTCAGCAACATGCGTGCCCGTGGAGCCAGAACGACCGATATTGCGGTCCTTGTCGTTGCGGCTGATGACGGCTTTATGCCACAGACTGATGAAGCTCTCGGGCATGCCCGTGTCTCCAAAGTTCCAGTGGTCGTCGCCATTAACAAGATGGATGCCCCGGGTGCCAATGTGGACAAGGTTCTGCGCCAGATGCAGGAACGTGATCTTGCACCTGAGGATTGGGGCGGAGAAACGCTTTACGCAAAGGTCTCCGCGCTCAAGGGCGAGGGGATCGAGGATATTCTTGAAGCAATTGTGCTCCAGGCGGATGTGACCGAGACAATCGTCGCGGATCCAAAGGGGGAAGTCGAAGGGGTCATCGTTGAGGCTCAAAAAGAGCTCGGCCGCGGGTCCACCGCTTCTGCCATTATCCAGCAGGGAACTTTGAAGCCTGGCATGGCGCTTGTTTGTGGTGAAAACTACTGTCGCGTTCGCCAGTTGATAAATGACAAGGGCGAGCAAATCAAGGAGGCGGGGCCTTCTTCGCCAGTGAAGATTGTCGGCTGGTCGGGTCCTCCGGATGCCGGTGACTTCTTCAAGGTTGTCAAAAATGAGCGCGAAGCGAAGAAGCATGCCGAAGCAAACGAACTGGATCGCAAGAAACTTGAGGCAACTCAATTGCAGGAGCGTGGATCGACATCAGTGGATGATCTTTTTGCGGCTATTGAAAAGACCCAGAAGAAGAGTTTTACTGTACTAGTGAAAGCGGATGTCTACGGAACCGCGGAAGCTTTGGCGACAAGCCTGCAGAGTATCAAGAGCGAAAAGATCGACCTCGAAGTTGTTGATATGGGCGTTGGCGATATCACGCGTAACGATGTCCTCATGTCGAGCGCTGCGAAGGCCACAATCATCGGCTTCAATGTCGGCATTGAAAATGGCGTGACCAGTGTGGCAAAGCACCACGGGGTGAACCTGATCCAGCACAATATCATTTATGAGCTGATCACGCAGGTTAAGGACGCAATGACTGACATGCTTGATCCCGAGCTGCGAGAGAACAAGATTGGTGCAGCTGAAATCCGTCAGGTCTTCCCGGTCGGGAAAGGCGTCGTCGCTGGTTGTATGGTCACTGAAGGCCGGATCCAGCGGGACTCCATTGCTCGCCTTGTGCGCGGTGGAGAAGTTGTTGCGGAATCGAAGATTTCAACCCTCAAGCGCTTCAAGGATGACGTCACTGAAGTGCGCGCGGGCTACGAGTGTGGTATCCAGATTGATGGATACAATGCCTATGAGGAGAAAGACATCATCGAAGTCTTTGAAATCCTGAAAATCAAACCGGACTTATAG
- the rbfA gene encoding 30S ribosome-binding factor RbfA: MGQRVVRVNELLKREISHILHTRYQAETVEVSILSVDVSPNLRSAKVFFATHGDPAIRERAERFFSRHHESIRREMAKAVTLKFLPHLEFIYDKGADYGEKLNQLLDDLGLEGETFPEPED, encoded by the coding sequence ATGGGTCAGCGCGTTGTTCGAGTCAACGAATTGCTCAAACGGGAGATTAGCCACATTCTCCACACCCGCTATCAGGCGGAGACTGTGGAGGTTTCGATTCTCTCCGTTGATGTGTCTCCGAACCTGCGTTCGGCGAAGGTGTTTTTCGCTACACATGGTGACCCTGCCATTCGCGAACGCGCAGAGCGGTTTTTCTCACGCCATCATGAATCAATCCGCCGGGAGATGGCCAAGGCAGTTACCTTGAAATTCCTCCCGCACCTTGAATTCATTTATGACAAGGGGGCGGATTACGGGGAGAAATTGAATCAATTACTGGATGATCTTGGACTTGAGGGAGAGACCTTCCCCGAGCCTGAGGATTAA